In one window of Streptomyces sp. NBC_01224 DNA:
- the alc gene encoding allantoicase, with protein sequence MTATARFTGDANPYGGGDPYADYRTADFPFTDLVDLADRRLGAGVIAANDEFFAERENLLKPEPAEFDPERFGHKGKIMDGWETRRRRGASAGRPHPTDEDHDWALVRLGAPGVVRGIIVDTAHFRGNYPQAVSIEAACVPGTPSPGELLAPGVKWTTLVPRTAVGGHAANGFVVAAEQRVTHLRVNQHPDGGIARLRVYGEVAPDPAWLAALGTFDLVALENGGMVEDASDRFYSPATNTIQPGRSRKMDDGWETRRRRDKGNDWIRYRLVEQAEIRAVEIDTAYLKGNSAGWASLSACDGESGEWTEVLPRTRLEPDTNHRFVLPAAVRATHIRIDIFPDGGISRLRLFGSPTKEGATRLAARHRELGG encoded by the coding sequence ATGACGGCGACAGCCCGCTTCACCGGTGACGCGAATCCGTACGGCGGCGGCGATCCGTACGCCGACTACCGCACCGCCGACTTCCCCTTCACCGACCTCGTCGACCTCGCCGACCGGCGGCTCGGCGCGGGAGTGATCGCCGCGAACGACGAGTTCTTCGCCGAGCGCGAGAATCTGCTGAAGCCGGAGCCCGCCGAGTTCGATCCCGAGCGTTTCGGCCACAAGGGCAAGATCATGGACGGCTGGGAGACCCGCCGCCGACGCGGTGCGAGCGCCGGCCGGCCGCACCCCACGGACGAGGACCACGACTGGGCACTTGTGCGGCTCGGTGCGCCCGGAGTCGTGCGCGGCATCATCGTCGACACCGCCCACTTCCGCGGCAACTACCCGCAGGCCGTCTCCATCGAAGCGGCCTGCGTCCCCGGCACCCCGTCGCCAGGGGAACTCCTCGCACCCGGTGTGAAGTGGACAACGCTCGTACCACGTACAGCCGTTGGCGGGCACGCGGCCAACGGCTTCGTCGTCGCGGCCGAGCAGCGTGTCACCCATCTGCGGGTCAATCAGCACCCCGACGGCGGGATCGCCCGACTCCGGGTGTACGGCGAGGTCGCCCCCGACCCCGCCTGGCTGGCCGCCCTCGGCACCTTTGATCTGGTCGCCCTGGAGAACGGCGGCATGGTCGAGGACGCCTCCGACCGCTTCTACTCCCCGGCCACCAACACCATCCAGCCGGGCAGGTCCCGCAAGATGGACGACGGCTGGGAGACCCGCCGCCGACGCGACAAGGGCAACGACTGGATCCGCTACCGGCTCGTCGAGCAGGCGGAGATCCGCGCCGTCGAGATCGACACCGCGTATCTGAAGGGCAACTCGGCAGGCTGGGCGAGCCTTTCCGCATGCGACGGGGAGAGCGGCGAGTGGACCGAGGTGCTCCCCCGGACGCGGCTGGAGCCCGACACGAACCACCGCTTCGTCCTGCCGGCGGCGGTGCGGGCCACGCATATCCGGATCGACATCTTCCCCGACGGCGGCATCTCCCGGCTGCGGCTGTTCGGCTCACCGACAAAGGAGGGTGCCACGCGACTGGCCGCGCGCCACCGCGAGCTCGGCGGTTAG
- the allB gene encoding allantoinase AllB, with protein sequence MSGADVNLVLRSTRVVTPDGTRPAAVAVADGRIDAVLSYDTEVPAGARSEDFGDDVLLPGLVDTHVHVNDPGRTEWEGFWTATRAAAAGGITTLLDMPLNSLPPTTTVGHLRTKQQVAAPKAHIDTGFWGGAIPSNVKDLRPLYEAGVFGFKCFLSPSGVDEFPELDQEQLARSMAEIAGFGGLLIVHAEDPRHLASAPQRSGPAYADFLASRPRDAENTAIEGLIAHARRLNARVHVLHLSSSDALPVIAAAKREGVRITVESCPHFLTLTAEEVPDGATEFKCCPPIREAANQDALWDGLADGTIDCIVSDHSPCTTDLKTPDFASAWGGISSLQLGLPAIWTEARKRGHSLDDVVRWMSAAPAELAGLTRKGAIETGRDADFAVLAPDESFTVDPAELFHRNQVTAYAGRTLHGVVRSTWLRGARIVADGTVAGPTGRLLERNH encoded by the coding sequence GTGTCCGGTGCGGACGTGAATCTGGTACTGCGCTCGACGCGTGTCGTCACCCCGGACGGGACGCGTCCCGCGGCGGTCGCCGTCGCCGACGGGAGAATCGACGCCGTCCTGTCGTACGACACCGAGGTGCCGGCCGGTGCCCGGTCGGAGGACTTCGGTGACGACGTCCTGCTGCCCGGACTCGTCGACACCCATGTCCATGTGAACGACCCCGGCCGGACCGAGTGGGAAGGATTCTGGACCGCCACCCGCGCCGCGGCGGCGGGCGGCATCACCACCCTGCTCGACATGCCGCTCAACTCCCTCCCGCCGACCACGACCGTCGGTCATCTGCGCACCAAGCAACAGGTGGCCGCCCCCAAGGCGCACATCGACACCGGATTCTGGGGCGGAGCGATCCCGTCCAATGTCAAGGATCTGCGCCCGCTGTACGAGGCCGGGGTGTTCGGCTTCAAGTGCTTCCTCTCGCCCTCCGGCGTCGATGAGTTCCCGGAGCTCGACCAGGAGCAGCTGGCCAGGTCCATGGCCGAGATCGCCGGCTTCGGCGGGCTGCTGATCGTGCACGCCGAGGACCCGCGCCATCTGGCCTCCGCGCCGCAGCGCAGCGGGCCCGCGTATGCCGACTTCCTCGCCTCCCGGCCCCGTGACGCCGAGAACACCGCGATCGAGGGGCTCATCGCGCACGCCAGGCGGCTGAACGCCCGGGTTCATGTGCTGCACCTCTCCTCCAGTGACGCGCTGCCGGTGATCGCCGCCGCCAAGCGCGAGGGCGTACGGATCACCGTCGAGTCCTGTCCGCACTTCCTCACTCTCACCGCCGAGGAAGTCCCGGACGGCGCGACGGAGTTCAAGTGCTGCCCGCCGATCCGGGAGGCCGCCAACCAGGACGCGCTGTGGGACGGGCTGGCCGACGGGACGATCGACTGCATCGTCTCCGACCACTCGCCGTGCACCACCGACCTCAAGACGCCGGACTTCGCCTCCGCCTGGGGCGGCATCTCCTCTCTCCAGCTGGGGCTCCCCGCCATCTGGACCGAGGCCCGCAAGCGCGGCCACTCGCTCGACGACGTCGTCCGCTGGATGTCGGCCGCCCCTGCGGAGCTGGCCGGGCTCACCCGCAAGGGCGCCATCGAGACCGGCCGCGACGCCGACTTCGCCGTCCTCGCCCCGGACGAGAGCTTCACCGTCGACCCCGCCGAACTCTTCCATCGCAACCAGGTCACCGCCTACGCCGGCAGGACCCTGCACGGCGTCGTGAGATCGACCTGGCTGCGCGGCGCAAGGATCGTGGCGGACGGCACCGTCGCCGGACCCACCGGACGCCTCCTCGAAAGGAACCACTGA
- a CDS encoding IclR family transcriptional regulator, whose translation MPPSHASTSDSKPAASSGGVQSLERAFDLLERMADAGGEVGLSELSASSGLPLPTIHRLMRTLVICGYVRQQPNRRYALGPRLIRLGESASRLLGTWARPYLARLVEETGETANMALLDGDEIVYVAQVPSKHSMRMFTEVGRRVLPHSTGVGKALLAHTPPEEVRALLARTGMPAATEKTITTPDGFLDALEQVRRVGYAVDDNEQEIGVRCLAVSVPDSPTSAAISISGPAGRVTEAATERIVPILQQAAKDLADALASSGPTG comes from the coding sequence GTGCCGCCGTCCCACGCCAGCACATCCGACTCCAAGCCCGCTGCTTCCAGCGGTGGTGTGCAGTCCCTTGAGCGCGCCTTCGATCTGCTGGAGCGGATGGCGGACGCGGGGGGCGAGGTCGGGCTGAGTGAACTCTCCGCGAGCAGCGGACTCCCGCTGCCGACCATTCACCGACTGATGCGCACGCTGGTGATCTGCGGATATGTGCGCCAGCAGCCGAACCGGCGCTATGCGCTCGGCCCGCGTCTGATCCGGCTCGGCGAGTCCGCGTCCCGGCTGCTCGGCACCTGGGCCCGCCCGTATCTCGCGCGTCTGGTCGAGGAGACCGGCGAGACCGCGAACATGGCGCTGCTCGACGGCGACGAGATCGTGTACGTGGCGCAGGTGCCGTCCAAGCACTCGATGCGCATGTTCACCGAGGTGGGCCGCCGGGTGCTCCCCCACTCCACGGGGGTCGGCAAGGCGCTGCTGGCGCATACGCCCCCGGAGGAGGTACGGGCCCTGCTCGCCCGTACCGGAATGCCGGCCGCCACCGAGAAGACGATCACCACTCCTGACGGCTTCCTCGACGCGCTGGAGCAGGTCCGCAGGGTCGGCTACGCGGTCGACGACAACGAGCAGGAGATCGGGGTGCGCTGTCTGGCGGTCTCCGTACCCGACTCCCCCACCTCGGCCGCGATTTCGATCTCGGGTCCGGCGGGCCGGGTGACGGAGGCGGCGACGGAGCGGATCGTGCCGATTCTGCAGCAGGCCGCGAAGGACCTCGCCGACGCGCTGGCCAGCAGCGGTCCCACCGGCTGA